One window of Melopsittacus undulatus isolate bMelUnd1 chromosome 28 unlocalized genomic scaffold, bMelUnd1.mat.Z SUPER_28_unloc_1, whole genome shotgun sequence genomic DNA carries:
- the SKIC2 gene encoding superkiller complex protein 2: MSGRAGRRGLDATGTVIIMCRSNVPELPDLHRMMLGRPTQLQSRFRLTYPMILNLLRAQELRIQDLLRRSYAEFPVRREQEAQARRVTQLQGSLSALPEPDPSSDISSYHEAVAALRRDRKELMRRLAESVSGLRVLVPGRVLVVNNGRHRNALGLILQVTPSPTGRIFTTLVLTEKPPEGGGGSPQPPPVPPSLRSCCSPASSCPMVPVATRWSSSRLRILGGSRPRP, from the exons ATGTCCGGTCGCGCCGGTCGCCGAGGCCTGGATGCCACAGGCACAGTTATCATCATGTGCAGGAGCAATGTCCCTGAGCTGCCCGACCTGCACCGCATGATGCTG GGCCGCCCCACACAGCTGCAGTCCCGGTTCCGTCTCACCTATCCCATGATCCTGAACCTGCTGCGGGCTCAGGAGCTGCGGATCCAGGACCTGCTCCGCAGGAGCTACGCGGAGTTCCCAGTGCGCcgggagcaggag GCCCAGGCTCGCCGCGTGACCCAGCTCCAGGGGTCACTGTCAGCCCTACCGGAGCCGGATCCCAGCAGTGACATCAGCAGTTACCATGAGGCTGTCGCAGCTCTGAGGAGGGACCGGAAGGAGCTGATG CGGCGCCTGGCAGAGTCAGTGTCAGGGCTGCGGGTGCTGGTGCCTGGCCGGGTACTGGTGGTGAACAATGGGAGGCACCGGAACGCACTGGGGCTCATCCTGCAG gtgacccccagccccacaggccGCATCTTCACCACCCTGGTGCTCACTGAGAAGCCccccgagggggggggggggagcccccagccccccccagtgcccccctccctgaggagctgctgctcacccGCCTCTTCCTGCCCGATG gtccctgtgGCCACGCgttggagcagctccaggctgagGATATTGGGGGGGTCACGACCAAGACCCTGA
- the LOC115945214 gene encoding LOW QUALITY PROTEIN: epithelial discoidin domain-containing receptor 1-like (The sequence of the model RefSeq protein was modified relative to this genomic sequence to represent the inferred CDS: deleted 1 base in 1 codon): MCIPYTVYILLGRSDGDGAWCPAGPVFPREGEYLEVSLSRLHLVTLVATQGRHAGGRGREFTASYRLRYSRDRHRWRRWRDRWGREVIGGNEDPEGVVLKDLAPPPVARALRIYPRAPRAMSVCLRLELYGCPWEGGLLSYTAPHGQVMVLDPAPVVLNDSTYDGYSLGPLQFGGLGQLSDGILGLDDFTRSRERRLWPGYDYVGWRRPPGPQAHVELEFEFEALRSFRAMQVHCNNMHTHGVSIFKEVECLFKKTLATAWEPTPATHSVVGTMMDPRARSIMVPLGGRQARFIRCHFFFSGEWMLFSEVTFFSDVVEEVVGSSGWPPATPPDPSVGVMAIYEDQWHGDMATNVTTPAPMDPNRGHPMAKADQSHTSILIGCLVAIILLLLGVIFLILWRQYWKKILGKARPSEDELRVQLSVPGDTIVINNVTAARGPPRYERIPPGNGEYQEPTRVMGTPVPAGRAPLTNPGYRLLLSTYAQPMGGLARTPPDGSKPINTDAPEGGAEAYAEADVIGGSAHPSSGPAPCPALPSFPRQRLRFRQKLGEGQFGEVLLCEVEDPQALPPGSRPPELALGRPLLVAVKVLRPDATKNARRDFLQEARTMGRLRDPNIVRLLGVCGGPGPLCIITEYMEHGDLHQFLGGPAGSALSLPTLLHVGAQIASGMRFLSRLNVVHRDLATRNCLVGAGVTVKVSDFGMSRPLYSQQYYRVRGRVLMPIRWMAWECILMGTFTPASDAWAFGVTLWEVLTRCREQPYGALSDEQVIANAGHHFRAQGRQEYLPCPPGCPPALHGVMLRCWARDAADRPSFGLLHRLLREQAGMA; this comes from the exons ATGTGTATTCCATATACTGTATATATTCT GCTGGGCCGCAGTGACGGTGACGGCGCCTGGTGCCCGGCGGGGCCGGTGTTCCCGCGGGAGGGGGAGTACCTGGAGGTGTCTCTGTCGCGGCTGCACCTGGTGACCCTGGTGGCCACCCAGGGCCGGCACGCGGGGGGCAGGGGCCGCGAGTTCACCGCATCCTACCGCCTGCGGTACAGCCGCGACCGGCACCgctggaggaggtggagggATCGATGGGGCAGGGag GTGATTGGGGGCAATGAGGACCCCGagggggtggtgctcaaggACctggcc ccccccccggtggcCCGAGCCCTCCGCATCTACCCCCGTGCCCCACGGGCCATGAGCGTCTGCCTGCGACTGGAGCTCTATGGGTGCCCATGGGAGG GAGGGCTCCTGTCCTACACTGCTCCCCATGGCCAAGTGATGGTCCTGGACCCGGCGCCCGTTGTCCTCAATGATTCCACCTATGATGGGTACAGCCTTGGCCC GCTGCAGTTTGGGGGCCTGGGCCAGTTGTCCGATGGGATCCTGGGTCTGGATGACTTCACCCGGAGCCGGGAACGTCGCCTGTGGCCGGGATATGACTATGTTGGATGGCGCCGACCCCCAGGGCCTCAGGCCCATGTGGAGCTGGAGTTCGAGTTCGAGGCGCTCCGGAGCTTCCGAGCCATGCAG GTCCACTGCAACAACATGCACACCCATGGGGTGAGCATCTTCAAGGAGGTGGAGTGTCTCTTTAAGAAGACCTTGGCCACAGCTTGGGAGCCCACCCCAGCCACCCATAGTGTGGTTGGGACCATGATGGACCCCAGGGCCCGCTCCATCATGGTGCCACTTGGGGGGCGCCAGGCCCGGTTCATCCGGTGCCACTTCTTCTTCAGTGGGGAGTGGATGCTCTTCAGTGAGGTCACCTTCTTCTCAG ACGTGGTGGAGGAGGTTGTGGGGTCCAGTGGGTGGCCTCCAGCCACCCCCCCTGACCCCTCGGTGGGGGTCATGGCCATCTATGAGGACCAATGGCATGGCGACATGGCCACCAACGTCACAACACCAG CCCCAATGGACCCCAATCGAGGCCACCCAATGGCCAAAGCTGACCAGAGCCACACGTCCATCCTGATTGGCTGCTTGGTGGCCATCATCCTGCTCCTATTGGGTGTCATCTTCCTCATCCTCTGGCGCCAGTACTGGAAGAAGATCCTGGGCAAG GCCCGTCCATCGGAGGACGAGCTCCGGGTGCAGCTCTCGGTGCCTGGTGACACCATCGTCATCAACAACGTGACCGCGGCTCGAGGACCCCCCCGGTACGAGAGGATCCCACCCGGAAATGGGGAATACCAGGAGCCAACCAGGGTGATGGGGACACCGGTACCAGCGGGACGTG ctcctctCACCAATCCCGGCTACCGCCTCCTCCTGTCCACCTACGCCCAGCCAATGGGAGGCCTCGCTCGTACCCCCCCCGACGGGTCCAAGCCAATCAACACCGACG CCCCGGAGGGCGGGGCCGAGGCCTATGCGGAAGCTGACGTCATCGGAGGCTCCGCCCACCCCTCgtctggccccgccccctgccccgccctcccttccttcccgCGCCAGCGCCTGCGCTTCCGGCAGAAGCTGGGGGAGGGGCAGTTTGGAGAG GTCCTCCTATGCGAGGTGGAGGACCCCCAGGCGCTGCCGCCGGGGTCACGACCCCCGGAGCTGGCGCTTGGGCGACCCCTGCTGGTGGCGGTCAAGGTGCTGCGGCCGGACGCGACCAAGAACgcaag GCGGGACTTCCTGCAGGAGGCCCGCACCATGGGGCGCCTGCGGGACCCCAACATCGTGCGGCTGTTGGGGGTGTGTGGGGGTCCCGGCCCCCTCTGCATCATCACTGAGTACATGGAGCATGGGGACCTGCACCAGTTCCTGGGGGGGCCGGCAGGGAGCGCCCTCAG CCTGCCCACCCTGCTCCATGTGGGAGCTCAGATCGCCTCCGGGATGCGCTTCCTGTCCCGGCTCAACGTTGTCCATCGGGATCTGGCCACCCGGAACTGTCTGGTGGGCGCCGGAGTCACCGTCAAGGTGTCCGACTTCGGCATGAGCCGGCCCCTGTACAGCCAACAGTACTACCGGGTGCGCGGCAGGGTCCTGATGCCCATCCGCTGGATGGCCTGGGAGTGCATCCTGATG GGCACCTTCACCCCCGCCAGTGATGCCTGGGCCTTTGGGGTGACGCTGTGGGAGGTGCTGACGCGGTGCCGGGAGCAGCCCTATGGGGCCCTGAGCGACGAGCAGGTCATTGCCAATGCAGGGCACCACTTCCGGgcccagggcaggcag GAGTACCTGCCGTGCCCCCCGGGCTGCCCCCCCGCGCtccatggggtgatgctgaggTGCTGGGCTCGGGATGCTGCTGACCGGCCGAGCTTCGGGCTCCTGCACCGGCTGCTgcgggagcaggcagggatggcctga
- the IER3 gene encoding radiation-inducible immediate-early gene IEX-1 has translation MTVPMAAAAAATAACPGRGWSPRGGFPGTEAPSPPRYFTFEPPMGPCCPPRPRRKHRRVLYPPAVRRPLPMEEPNAAKRLLVLLLAVVSAQVYNTPGEVMTPDVVPSGPGTPAPTPIQPPGTPNGTWPTPSMGASCPLGGAALTQFAPH, from the exons ATGACCGTGCCGATGGCGGCCGCGGCCGCCGCTACCGCAGCGTGTCCGGGCCGGGGCTGGAGCCCCCGGGGGGGGTTCCCCGGTACCGAGGCCCCTTCCCCACCGCGTTACTTCACCTTCGAGCCCCCCATGGGGCCCTGCTGCCCCCCCAGGCCCCGGCGGAAGCACCGGAGGGTCCTGTACCCACCTGCG GTCCGTCGCCCTCTCCCTATGGAAGAGCCCAACGCTGCCAAgaggctcctggtgctgctgttggCCGTGGTGAGCGCCCAAGTGTACAACACCCCCGGGGAGGTGATGACCCCCGACGTGGTTCCATCCGGCCCAGGGACACCGGCACCAACACCCATTCAACCTCCTGGGACACCCAATGGGACGTGGCCAACACCTTCTATGGGCGCTTCCTGCCCCTTGGGGGGGGCTGCTCTCACCCAGTTTGCACCCCATTGA
- the LOC101870244 gene encoding zinc finger protein 2 homolog produces the protein MQENYENVISLAEEIAISWPRITAFAESHRRRGLVSGGEAEGEQGQPEPTQLQPSGSTGDGGVNPDLRRQLGLILQTAGRSQVEKMLRELVREQGQAGKRRSRKKASKDGGSGTEDPPLEDTIRPRSQEEATTPPVTFRSGCSACGTRLRSRSRHCSQCSDGRDKPHRCGDCGKGFSRGSNLTQHRRIHTGERPHRCGDCGKGFIQRSDLERHRRIHTGERPYPCGDCGKRFSVSSHLDRHRQTHTGGPGPPRARMVPEGSSAPPPHRCPDCGKSFSQRSALAKHRKTHSGDRPHRCGDCGKSFSRGSNLTQHRRIHTGERPFACGDCGKGFIQRSDLERHQRIHTGERPYTCPECGKSFSVSSHLDRHQKIHAAERASYRCPEHLDTFLAAHRHGRLFQCSQCGRCFGQGAALVKHQRSHGGQASKCPDCGKNRAGTLGLRPRAQQCLDCGLEADGGGGGGDSVPVPPEKPYKCGECGKGFGQRSALVKHRRIHTGEKPYACGDCGKGFIQKSDLTIHRRMHTGEKPYKCGECGKCFSVSSNLITHQRTHLGQKPYQCSECGKSFIQRSELTIHQRVHTGEKPYKCGACGKCFSRSSHLNRHQRTHAGDKAKGTDANGTGSGAAFSGPFGPVPALPPFPGAVPGLELPWALPFPARAFPQPCCPPAPAPGAQALSN, from the exons ATGCAGGAGAACTACGAGAACGTCATTTCCTTGG CCGAGGAGATCGCCATCAGTTGGCCACGGATCACGGCATTCGCTGAATCCCATCGGAGACGAGGTTTGGTGTCGG GTGGAGAAGCCGAGGGGGAGCAGGGACAACCGGAACCCACCCAACTCCAGCCGTCGGGAAgcactggggatgggggggtcaatCCCGACCTCCGGCGCCAGCTGGGCCTGATCCTGCAGACAGCCGGTAGGAGCCAGGTGGAGAAGATGCTGCGGGAGCTGGTGCGGGAGCAGGGACAGGCCGGGAAGCGCCGGAGCCGGAAGAAGGCATCCAAGGATGGAG GCAGCGGCACCGAGGACCCCCCATTGGAAGACACCATCCGGCCCCGAAGCCAAGAGGAAGCCACGACCCCACCGGTGACATTCCGGAGCGGTTGTTCCGCGTGCGGCACCCGCCTGCGTTCCCGGAGCCGCCACTGTTCCCAGTGCTCCGATGGAAGGGACAAACCTCACCGGTGCGGGGACTGCGGCAAAGGCTTCAGCCGCGGTTCCAACCTGACCCAGCACCGGCGCATCCATACTGGAGAGCGGCCCCACCGGTGTGGGGACTGCGGTAAGGGCTTCATCCAGCGCTCCGACCTGGAACGGCACCGGCGCATCCATACCGGAGAGCGGCCGTATCCATGTGGGGACTGTGGGAAGAGGTTCAGTGTCAGCTCCCACCTGGATCGGCATCGCCAGACCCACACCGGGGGTCCGGGGCCGCCGCGGGCTCGGATGGTTCCGGAAGGATCCTCGGCTCCTCCTCCCCATCGGTGTCCGGATTGTGGGAAGAGCTTTTCCCAACGTTCCGCCTTGGCCAAGCACCGCAAGACCCATAGCGGGGACCGGCCCCACCGCTGTGGGGACTGTGGCAAGAGCTTCAGCCGCGGTTCCAACCTGACCCAACACCGGCGCATCCATACGGGTGAGAGGCCCTTTGCCTGCGGTGACTGTGgcaaaggcttcatccagcgCTCTGACCTGGAACGGCACCAACGCATCCATACTGGAGAGCGGCCCTATACGTGTCCGGAATGTGGGAAGAGCTTCAGTGTCAGCTCCCACCTGGATCGGCACCAGAAGATCCATGCGGCCGAGAGGGCTTCCTATCGTTGTCCTGAGCATCTTGACACCTTCTTGGCCGCCCATCGCCACGGGcgcctgttccagtgctcccagtgtggGAGATGCTTCGGGCAAGGGGCGGCACTGGTCAAGCACCAGCGGTCCCATGGAGGACAGGCTTCCAAGTGTCCGGATTGTGGGAAGAACCGCGCTGGGACGCTGGGATTGAGGCCTCGTGCTCAGCAGTGCTTGGATTGCGGGTTGGAAGCcgatggtggtggtggtggtggtgattcGGTGCCGGTGCCGCCGGAGAAGCCCTATAAGTGTGGGGAATGTGGGAAGGGCTTTGGGCAACGCTCGGCGCTGGTCAAGCACCGCCGGATCCATACTGGGGAGAAGCCATATGCATGTGGGGATTGCGGCAAGGGCTTCATCCAGAAGTCGGATCTCACCATCCATCGCCGGATGCACACGGGGGAGAAGCCCTACAAGTGTGGGGAGTGTGGCAAGTGCTTCAGCGTCTCCTCCAACCTCATCACCCACCAACGGACCCACCTGGGCCAGAAGCCCTATCAGTGCTCCGAGTGCGGCAAGAGCTTCATCCAACGCTCCGAGCTCACCATCCACCAGCGCGTCCACACCGGCGAGAAGCCCTACAAGTGTGGGGCGTGCGGGAAGTGCTTCAGCCGCAGCTCCCACCTCAACCGGCACCAACGCACCCACGCCGGGGACAAGGCCAAAGGCACCGACGCCAACGGCACCGGCTCCGGCGCCGCCTTCTCCGGCCCCTTCGGCCCCGTCCCGGCGCTGCCGCCGTTCCCTGGCGCGGTGCcggggctggagctgccctgGGCCCTGCCCTTCCCTGCCCGCgccttcccccagccctgctgccccccGGCACCGGCCCCGGGGGCTCAGGCACTCAGCAACTGA